A region from the Nocardioides coralli genome encodes:
- a CDS encoding ribose-phosphate diphosphokinase codes for MKRTTEKNLMVFSGRAHPELAEEVASQLGTGLVPMSAYEFANSEIYVRFEESVRGCDAFVIQSHTAPINEWIMEHLIMVDALKRASAKRITVVVPFYGYARQDKKHRGREPISARLMADMFKTAGADRLIAVDLHTSQIQGFFDGPVDHLMALPILAEHVKQRYGHEQLAVVSPDAGRIKVAEQWSSRLGGVPLAFIHKTRDISRPNEMVANRVVGQVEGRICVLVDDMIDTGGTIVKATEALLADGAAGVVIAATHAILSDPAVDRLKNCSASEVIVTNTLPIPPERQFDKLTVLSIAPLLSRAIREVFEDGSVTSMFDGHA; via the coding sequence ATGAAGCGGACCACCGAGAAGAACCTGATGGTCTTCAGCGGCCGGGCACACCCGGAGCTCGCCGAGGAGGTCGCCTCCCAGCTCGGCACCGGCCTCGTGCCGATGTCGGCCTACGAGTTCGCCAACTCCGAGATCTACGTCCGCTTCGAGGAGTCGGTGCGCGGCTGCGACGCGTTCGTGATCCAGAGCCACACGGCTCCGATCAACGAGTGGATCATGGAGCACCTGATCATGGTCGACGCCCTCAAGCGGGCCTCGGCCAAGCGGATCACCGTGGTGGTGCCCTTCTACGGCTACGCGCGGCAGGACAAGAAGCACCGGGGCCGCGAGCCGATCTCGGCCCGCCTCATGGCCGACATGTTCAAGACGGCCGGCGCCGACCGGCTGATCGCCGTCGACCTCCACACCTCCCAGATCCAGGGCTTCTTCGACGGGCCGGTGGACCACCTGATGGCCCTGCCGATCCTCGCCGAGCACGTCAAGCAGCGCTACGGCCACGAGCAGCTGGCCGTGGTCTCGCCCGACGCCGGCCGGATCAAGGTCGCCGAGCAGTGGTCGAGCCGGCTCGGCGGCGTACCGCTGGCCTTCATCCACAAGACCCGCGACATCAGCCGACCCAACGAGATGGTCGCCAACCGCGTGGTGGGTCAGGTCGAGGGGCGCATCTGCGTCCTCGTCGACGACATGATCGACACCGGCGGGACCATCGTGAAGGCCACCGAGGCGCTGCTGGCCGACGGGGCCGCCGGCGTGGTCATCGCCGCCACCCACGCGATCCTGTCCGACCCGGCTGTCGACCGGCTCAAGAACTGCTCGGCGTCAGAGGTGATCGTCACCAACACGCTGCCGATCCCGCCGGAGCGCCAGTTCGACAAGCTGACCGTTCTCTCCATCGCACCCCTGCTCTCGCGCGCCATCCGCGAGGTCTTCGAGGACGGCTCGGTCACCTCGATGTTCGACGGGCACGCCTGA
- a CDS encoding glycosyl hydrolase, whose product MPVTRRAFLGAAAVTAAGVSVDLPTRAAAATSPSTLHKAYGVCTHPNWARDPMWGHTDRWMEDLAELGVRQIRGLINPRSATCRRAAELCRRYDIKWLMPVAPPSFRLGPAEVSDRIDHIAAEYGDIVLGFEGVNEPNNTGRGDWADRTIAIQRAIWDARNRHHELENARVLSPSMHDVVEDRNNGAGYRQLAQRDVHKYCDVASLHSYPRGQEITNGLDSRLKKVDIAYDGMPVWITETGWTTYNGKAGHRPTSESDAARHGSEGIKKIAKHERVQKAFRYELLDDPGSGRDPETRFGLVRADWSRKPEYHQVHDVLAKGDDGNDGGNGKPDTCD is encoded by the coding sequence ATGCCCGTCACCCGACGCGCCTTCCTGGGCGCTGCCGCCGTCACCGCTGCCGGCGTCAGTGTCGACCTCCCGACGCGCGCAGCGGCTGCCACCAGCCCCTCCACGCTCCACAAGGCCTACGGGGTCTGCACCCACCCCAACTGGGCTCGCGACCCGATGTGGGGGCACACCGACCGCTGGATGGAGGATCTCGCCGAGCTCGGAGTCCGTCAGATCCGCGGCCTGATCAACCCCCGCAGCGCCACCTGCCGCCGCGCCGCCGAGCTCTGCCGCCGCTACGACATCAAGTGGCTGATGCCCGTCGCCCCGCCGTCGTTCCGCCTGGGCCCCGCCGAGGTCTCCGACCGGATCGACCACATCGCCGCGGAGTACGGCGACATCGTGCTCGGCTTCGAGGGCGTCAACGAGCCCAACAACACCGGTCGCGGCGACTGGGCCGACCGCACCATCGCGATCCAGCGCGCGATCTGGGACGCGCGCAACCGCCACCACGAGCTCGAGAACGCCCGCGTGCTATCGCCGTCGATGCACGACGTCGTCGAGGACCGCAACAACGGCGCCGGGTACCGCCAGCTCGCCCAGCGCGACGTGCACAAGTACTGCGACGTGGCCTCGCTCCACTCCTACCCGCGGGGCCAGGAGATCACCAACGGCCTCGACTCGCGCCTGAAGAAGGTCGACATCGCCTACGACGGCATGCCGGTGTGGATCACCGAGACCGGGTGGACCACCTACAACGGCAAGGCCGGTCACCGCCCCACCAGCGAGTCCGACGCCGCCCGCCACGGCTCCGAGGGCATCAAGAAGATCGCGAAGCACGAGCGGGTCCAGAAGGCCTTCCGCTACGAGCTGCTCGACGACCCGGGCTCGGGCCGCGACCCGGAGACGCGGTTCGGCCTGGTGCGGGCCGACTGGTCGCGCAAGCCCGAGTACCACCAGGTGCACGACGTCCTCGCCAAGGGGGACGACGGCAACGACGGTGGCAACGGCAAGCCGGACACCTGCGACTGA
- a CDS encoding helix-turn-helix transcriptional regulator, producing MEGLDGAVETVSNGADVGVAVAIKRRRIGLGLKSVREFAERSGVSREAVTAAERGMASQRTYERLEAWLESAERERGTARDDNVVEFRLTGEAGIDVVVRGPVTDMSELEATVTRLIREMRGVSA from the coding sequence ATGGAGGGACTCGACGGTGCCGTCGAGACGGTGTCGAACGGAGCTGACGTCGGCGTGGCCGTGGCCATCAAGCGACGCCGGATCGGCCTGGGTCTCAAGAGCGTCCGCGAGTTCGCGGAGCGCTCCGGAGTGAGCCGGGAGGCGGTGACCGCCGCCGAGCGCGGCATGGCCTCGCAACGGACCTACGAACGCCTCGAGGCGTGGCTCGAGAGCGCCGAGCGCGAGCGCGGGACAGCGCGCGACGACAACGTCGTGGAGTTCCGGCTCACCGGCGAGGCCGGCATCGACGTGGTCGTCCGCGGCCCGGTCACCGACATGTCCGAGCTGGAGGCGACCGTGACCCGGCTGATCCGGGAGATGAGAGGCGTCTCGGCCTGA
- the glmU gene encoding bifunctional UDP-N-acetylglucosamine diphosphorylase/glucosamine-1-phosphate N-acetyltransferase GlmU: protein MPAELTVIVLAAGGGTRMKSKTVKVLHEVGGRSMVGHVLAAVGELEPQRIVAVVGHQREQVAPHIQSLAPDAVLAVQETQEGTGHAVRIAVEAAGVTTGTVLVATGDTPLLRGASLRAFVAEHEAAQRAVSILSGEVPDPHGYGRIVRDEQGEVVAIVEEKDATPEQRELREISSGILAFDGDFLAGALPRISNDNAKGEYYLTDAVQLAQDDGLTVGAYPIEDVTETEGANDRAQLAELGRILNARIVTQWMRDGVTVMDPATTWIDADVVLEQDVTVLPGTQLLGATVVAEDAVVGPDTTLKDCEIGSGARVVRTHGELAVVGAGADVGPFSYLRPGTRLGAGGKIGAFVETKNAVIGEGSKVPHLSYVGDAQIGRGSNIGAGTIFANYDGIAKHRTTVGDGARTGSNNTFIAPVSIGDGAMTGGGTVVREDVPAGALAVSAGAQRNLEGHAARRAASRAETDGERHADPGVGQPAPGGTQSR from the coding sequence ATGCCCGCAGAGCTCACTGTCATCGTGCTGGCCGCCGGCGGCGGTACCCGCATGAAGTCCAAGACCGTGAAGGTGCTGCACGAGGTCGGTGGCCGGAGCATGGTCGGTCATGTGCTGGCCGCCGTGGGTGAGCTCGAGCCGCAGCGGATCGTGGCCGTGGTCGGTCACCAGCGCGAGCAGGTCGCCCCCCACATCCAGTCCCTGGCGCCGGACGCGGTGCTCGCTGTGCAGGAGACGCAGGAGGGCACCGGGCACGCCGTCCGGATCGCCGTCGAGGCCGCGGGTGTCACCACGGGCACCGTGCTCGTCGCCACCGGCGACACCCCGCTCCTCCGGGGGGCGAGCCTGCGGGCCTTCGTCGCCGAGCACGAGGCTGCCCAGCGGGCCGTGAGCATCCTCAGCGGCGAGGTCCCCGACCCCCACGGCTACGGCCGGATCGTCCGTGACGAGCAGGGCGAGGTGGTGGCGATCGTGGAGGAGAAGGACGCCACGCCCGAGCAGCGGGAGCTGCGCGAGATCAGCAGCGGCATCCTCGCCTTCGACGGCGACTTCCTGGCCGGTGCCCTGCCCCGCATCAGCAACGACAACGCCAAGGGCGAGTACTACCTCACCGACGCGGTGCAGCTGGCACAGGACGACGGCCTCACGGTCGGCGCCTATCCCATCGAGGACGTCACCGAGACCGAGGGTGCCAACGACCGGGCACAGCTCGCCGAGCTCGGCCGGATCCTCAACGCCCGCATCGTGACGCAGTGGATGCGGGACGGGGTGACGGTCATGGACCCCGCCACCACGTGGATCGACGCCGACGTCGTGCTCGAGCAGGACGTGACCGTGCTGCCCGGCACCCAGCTGCTGGGGGCCACGGTGGTGGCCGAGGACGCCGTCGTCGGGCCCGACACGACGCTCAAGGACTGCGAGATCGGCTCCGGCGCCCGCGTCGTCCGCACCCACGGCGAGCTCGCCGTCGTCGGCGCCGGCGCCGACGTCGGCCCGTTCTCCTACCTGCGCCCCGGCACGCGCCTGGGCGCCGGCGGCAAGATCGGCGCCTTCGTGGAGACCAAGAACGCCGTCATCGGCGAGGGCTCCAAGGTGCCGCACCTCTCCTACGTCGGGGACGCCCAGATCGGACGCGGCAGCAACATCGGTGCCGGCACGATCTTCGCCAACTACGACGGCATCGCCAAGCACCGCACCACGGTGGGGGACGGGGCGCGCACGGGGTCCAACAACACCTTCATCGCCCCGGTGAGCATCGGCGACGGGGCCATGACCGGCGGCGGCACCGTCGTCCGCGAGGACGTGCCCGCGGGCGCGCTCGCGGTCTCCGCCGGGGCCCAGCGCAACCTCGAGGGTCACGCCGCACGCAGGGCCGCGTCACGCGCGGAAACCGACGGAGAACGCCACGCGGACCCCGGAGTTGGGCAGCCGGCCCCGGGTGGGACACAATCCCGGTAG
- a CDS encoding class I SAM-dependent DNA methyltransferase, with amino-acid sequence MSTSDLWDEETARRYDSVCAEMFAPDVLDPAVAFLADLADDGPALELAVGTGRVAVPLAERGIPVTGIELSAPMAAQLHRKVSPATIPVVVDDMATASAARDDFALVYVVWNSLGNVRTQDEQVAVFANAARHLRPGGRFVVELGVPQLRRLPPGQQAVPFDVSDDHVGLDTYDPVTQQATSHHFSREADGTTYRYGVSNFRYVWPSELDLMARLAGMTLEARYADWRRSSFTAESPGHVSVWQLPGSMG; translated from the coding sequence ATGTCGACCAGTGATCTCTGGGACGAGGAGACGGCCCGGCGCTACGACTCGGTGTGCGCCGAGATGTTCGCACCGGACGTGCTCGATCCCGCCGTGGCCTTCCTCGCCGACCTCGCCGACGACGGACCGGCGCTGGAGCTGGCGGTGGGCACGGGGCGGGTCGCGGTGCCGCTGGCCGAACGCGGGATACCCGTCACGGGCATCGAGCTGTCGGCGCCGATGGCTGCGCAGCTGCACCGCAAGGTCTCGCCCGCCACGATCCCGGTGGTCGTCGACGACATGGCCACGGCGTCGGCGGCGCGCGACGACTTCGCGCTCGTCTACGTCGTCTGGAACTCGCTGGGCAACGTGCGCACCCAGGACGAGCAGGTCGCTGTCTTCGCCAACGCCGCGCGCCACCTCCGTCCCGGAGGGCGGTTCGTCGTCGAGCTCGGGGTCCCCCAGCTGCGCCGGCTTCCCCCCGGCCAGCAGGCGGTCCCGTTCGACGTCTCGGACGACCACGTGGGTCTGGACACCTACGACCCCGTCACCCAGCAGGCGACCTCACACCACTTCAGCCGCGAGGCGGACGGGACGACCTACCGCTATGGCGTGAGCAACTTCCGTTACGTCTGGCCCAGCGAGCTCGACCTGATGGCGCGGCTGGCGGGGATGACGCTGGAGGCGAGGTACGCCGACTGGCGGCGGAGTTCCTTCACGGCCGAGAGTCCGGGCCACGTGTCGGTGTGGCAGCTCCCCGGTTCGATGGGGTAG